The nucleotide sequence tacctaaattgatttagttataactagggatgagttgatagggtcaactatattgcatgatgttggtattgcgctccCCCTGACTCGAGTCGTCAATCAATAAATTTAAGtagaaataattcatattagcctattatttgaaatacctatatttatttagcaacaactagggatgagttgatagggtcaactataatgcatgatgttggtattgtgctCCTCTTGACCctagtcgtcaatcgatcaatctaatttgaaatgattcatattagcttattctTTGAAATAccaaatttatttagctataaatagggatgagttgatagggtcaactatgttgcatgatattggtattgcgttcctcttgACCCAAGttgtcaatcgatcaatctgagttgaaacgatatgtattagcttattatttgaaggGCAAAGggccaaaaatacccctctactttAAGAAATTGGCCAACTTTACCCCCAGTTAAACTTTGGGGTTAtatatacccccccccccccccgccccgcTATAAAAGTTCATATATATACCTTTCAACTAATAGAATAATCAATATCACTTTAAattaccctttttttaaaaaaaaatgacccaaCTCGACCCATCAAAAGACCCAAACATAATACGGAGATTTTTCATCACTTCACCATTAGGGCTTTTCACCTTCAATAAAAAGAGAGACAACACGTAATTTTCTCATAATTCAGAATTAGGGATTTTCGAAAGAGATTCAATTGAAAAAGAAGATAGTTCTACTAATGGAATATACCTTCTCCCAAATAGTTTTTGTTCTTACTAAAATTCCAGATCGGTGCAGAGGAGTTGTTACTAAAGGTTGGGGGAGAATTTTGTTTGGCTAATTCTGTATTACTTTAACTATAAAAGTAGGATGCCATTTGAAAAAGGCTTGTGGATATAAACCAAAAAAAGTGATTCCTGCATATATTTTAATCTGGAGTAGTTCTGTAGGTTTGGGAGAATCACGATTCATACTATCAACTCAAaccttatgtatgtatgtatgtatgtatatatgtatagagATATGCACCAAACATGAAAGGCAAAGGATTAAAATGAACTTGTGCATTTTTTCCTCTTCGTCAATGGAGTTATAGAATCCAAAACATCCATTTCATTCTATCCTTATACAGCCTGTGGCATGAACTCATGCTTCCAGTAATGCAATTTACAAACAAAAGACATCAATGGAAGAAGAACATCTAGCATGTGGCCTGCATATGTGAATAATAGAAATAACCAAATTATGAAGTATCCCCTTAAACCTTCCAATACCACTTTTGTACTCAATCTAATGCCTTTTAGGAAATCCACatatttttacaaataatatATGCATTGTAGGTAGAAGATCCCGTAAAACAACCAAACTCAAAGCAATTACTGCATAATAGTAATAGTACCAGTAGTCTTACTCTACCTTGTGAACATAGAGAGTTTATTTCCGCTAGAACCTcaacttgatatttttttaaaaataattttttcaatatttggtaacgaaaatatttttcatgatacaAAACTTTTATTTCATATGCCAATGCACCCAATGTAGCTAAAACTCAAGACCAAAAATCTGGACCAAAACAGTGTCAAATATCACCCAAAATTTGATTACGACATCACAACTCTTATTTGGTGCAAATTCTCTGAATAGTGTAAGAAAAATTCTAAGTCAACGGACCAACAGATGAACACAATTAGTAGTATTCTTAGAGCACGTGTATGAAAAAATTATACCAGTCACACCATATCCATACAAATGGTGTCATTCCATACTATATGTCTATCATTAGCTCCTTTAAGAGACAAATTATTTTCAGTACGTACACTTATAATAGTAGTTGTTCATTAAAATATCAACCTTTAGAAGATACAAACAAGCATAAATCAATTCGACAGCCCTTGTTGATTGGTAAATAGAGTTTTCTAATGAATTAGTGTAGCAAAAAATACAAATTCGAGCACACTAAGCACAACTATGCATGTTGCATGatttatacaaagaaaaataaaatactctaTCATGTGATATCAACAACAGTATGTAATACTTGCAATAAACAAGATGCAGTTGTTATGTGTAGCAAAAAATTAGATTAAAATCATAACTTCACAATCAAATTTACCAAATAGAACTTAGATATCGATAACCATGttatttacaaatttcaaacCATAACAGGTACGTTTAACAAAGCACAGAGGTGTAATCCCACAAACGGGCATCTATACCGCTTGAAGACAAAAAGTTGCAACAAAAATACAAGTtcatcattttcacaaaaaaagACAGAACATCCATTATCACCATTAAATATTAGCCATTTCCTTGTCTTAACACAAAAAACATGCCAATATTAGATTCACTGTTGTGCCATGTCATTACCCTTTCTCGTCTTAAGTTTATCCACTCTTAATTGGTCCAACTGTATCCTGATAATAGATGCATTATCATTCCATGAGATCCCTTTTGGTGCATACAAGACTTGGTTTAGTTGAATATATACCATCATGAAGAAATTTGatttgtcttgatccaattggtTTATGTCTGGTTTAGTTGAATATATACCATCATGAAGAAATTTGatttgtcttgatccaattggtTTTGGTTGTTCCTGTCTTTGTAAGATTTTAGACTTCAACTCTGAAACACTTCTTGGCTTCCACTGTACATCTTTTTCAACTTTAGGACAATGATATTAATACTCAAGATAACTTGGAGATGGACCAAAGATTGACTGATCAAAGGACTCGCCAAAGAGGAGCTGACGTTGAGTTGACGCACTGTCTTGACTAGCCTGTAGAGATGTCAAGTCCATGTCCTCAACTATTGCATCATCTGGGAATCTGGGAGGGCTTAGTTCTACATCTTCTTCATCAATTAGTGTTCTTCACCTCTTCATTGACTACTTGCCCTTCATTGGTTATttgtctttcatttttttcttactcttcAACTAGCTGGACTGAGAAGTGCCTTCACCACTCACTTTTTGAAACTAAGAAAACAACAAATTAAGCGTAAATCTGTAATACTTACAAAGATTAGAAGTgattaattaaaatagaaagtTACCTTTTGACAATCCCTAGCATTGTGTCCTCGAATTCCACAGGTTGAACAAGTCATAACTCTACCTCTCCTTGTTGCAGCCACTTAGTTTTCCTCTTAAGTGCTTCATCTTTATCTCTTTTCCTTGTCGTTGCAGGTCTGTCATCTAGGGTTACCAAAGAGGGTGGTTTCATTGCTTTTACTGGATCAATTTTCCAGAAATTAGGGCCAGGCACTGGTTGTAGTTTTAAATGATAAGTCAAGAGATATGCCTCCTTTGTGTACCACCAGTGGATCTCTTCCCTACTTTATAAAGAAGTTCCTTGATTGCATCAGGACAAGGTATTCCAGTAAGTTCCCATAAGCTATAACTACACCTCTTATTTTGCaaattgatattgtgtttgtCATTTCCCTTACTAATCTCATACCTATAATCACCATTGAAATTTAATTCACACATTATCAATTTTCAAGTATTCATTTTAGATCTCAATAGCTTTTGGAATCCATTTAGTATCCCAACACTTCACTTCTTCTTCATGTTTCACAAActtcttcattacttttattcTGATAGCCTTAAGCATCCTAATGATGGGTTTCTGTCTTGCTTCCAGTATCCATGAGTTAAATGACTCGGCCAAGTTATTTTCCACCTTTTCATTCTTGCAAACtgtgtctaaaaatactctacaCCATGTTTCTATTGGAAAATGCAACAACTCGTCTTTAGCTTCTTTTGACAATTCAGCCAATTCATTCAAATTATCATCCAGCTTCTCTTTATAGGTGCTCCATTCACACCACCCTACTATCTTAGatatttgtttagattttttttcatttattctcCAATTGGCCTCTATTTGTCTCATACAGCATCTATGCATTGCATTAGGGAGAACAATTTTGACTGCTTCAAGCAGTCCCTTTTTACTAGTAAACAAAAAATAAGTTGATAAATGAACATACACAAgaataattatcaaaaaatagtGAACTGATTTAGTTCACTATTTAAAAGATAATGAAATGATTTAGTTCACTTCTCAGCATGTAATAAACTAAATCGATTCACTTATCAAAAAATAGTGAACCAATTTAGAcgacattaaaaaataataaattaatacagTTCACTTCTTAGCAAATAATGAACTAAGttgattcaattatgaaaaaacaaTGAACTGATTTAATTCACTTATACAATATTGGTGGTTCACCTTTTGCATATCTAAGATTAATGTGATCCCTTCTCCCTTGTTGAGGCTTGAGACTGCTGAAGCAATTCCACAAACCATAGCTAAGTAGCATTGCATTCTTTGTGCACAATGGCCAAAGAAATAGGATAAATATGGTTCATTGAGTATTGACCAACAACACATAAGAGTTGACCTTTcactttaactttaaaaaaagttCCATCTAATTTGATGAAAGGTGTCAAACCAACTTTAAACCCCCTTTTCAGTGCATCAAAACAGATATACATTATCAAAAACTGTCTTTTTCCTTAAGCTAGTAAAACTTTAAGGATAACACCACTCTCTACATTACACTCCAATAGAGCATTCACATAACCAACAAGCTTTTTATAGTCATCATAAAAACTGCCTTccatttttttccaaaatcattCTTTTAGCTCTCTTACACTTCCCAAAATAAGCATTAATGTTGAATGCAGTTTTGAGATCAACTCTCTTGTCTTTAAACTTATATTTGGGATTAGCTTGCAACTTTTCCTTGAATTAATAAGCAAGTGTAGTTGCTAAAACCTTATAGTTACCGCATGGGTCATCATATTTATGCTTTCCCGTTAATGTTTTCACACTAACACCAGAACAATTCTTCTCACCGAAAATTAGGGAGAAAAAGTTGCACACTTTTTGACAAATGACCCTAAATCTTTTTGAGtcactttttttttatagttaGGTTATAGCCATTTGCTAATGCATGCAAGCTAATGAATCTTCTAACATTAGCTATACCTTTGAAAGTCATAAACCTATGTAGCTCATTATATTTAGACAACTTGTCAttgattgtcttttctttcttttccgaGAACCTCTAACTCCTTAGAATCATAATCAAAATAACCAGAGGCATTACAACCATTATTATCAGTTTCATTAGATTTGTAACCACTATCTTCACTATCTGCTTCATCAACCTCTACCACAGACTCTTTCAGTCTAACTATGTTTTTAACATCAATAGGTAATTCGTTATCTTCAATGgcaaaaaaatttataacatCAAATTTATCATTCACATAGTACAATAATGTTCTAATTCCCAGATCATATACTATTTCATAGTATTTTTCAGAAGGGAAAGACACAATCACTTGTTGAACACCAAGAAATCCTAATGTACCATTGTATTCATTCACAATATCTATAAATGATAACAAATCAGAATCATACCTTTACCATTTGTGCACCAACTTTCTTGAATATAGTATTTCTTACTCTCTTATCTACTCACCGTCATAGTGGAATACCATGTCAATTAGCACCATTTTATATAAACTAAAatcagtaaaaattttaaaacaagataacaaataaatgaagaaagtaaTTAGAGAATTTAGGTGgaacaaaaatgaagaaatatttcctaaactaaaataatgaaaaatgaataaacaataaaatatgcTATAATTAGTCACAAAGAACAACATTTCCATTAGATCTAAAACCCTAGTATATAAGAAAAACTACTTTGGAACCTTAATTAAAAATCCTAGTTTATAAGGAGTTAGacatgaaagaagagaaatatgctcaaatcaaaaagagaaatattctCAAATCAAAGAGACTTTTATACCTTTACTGAGATTCcctcaataaatttaaaaaccttAGATGGGAAACATTTTAATAGTGTGGGAGAAGGTATATTCCATTAGAAGAACTATCTTCTATTCAATTAAATCTCTTTCGAAAAGTCCTAATTATAAAGTATAAGAAAATCGTGGGTTGTCTCTCTTTCTAGTGAAGGTGAATAGCCCTAATTATGAAGTGATGAAAAATCTGCGTATTATGTTTTGGTCTTCTGAAGTGCTGGGACGGGTCgagtttgtttttttaaaaatggttCATTTAAAGAGATATGGGTTATTCTGTTAGTTGGAGCGTATATATGTGAACTTTTATAACAGTGTGGGTATATATAACCCCAAAGTTTAACTGAGGGTAAAGTTGGCCTATTTCTTaaagtagaggggtatttttggccctttttccttttttgaaatacctaaattgatttacctaCAACTATGGATGAGTTGATTGGATCAACTATATTGAATGATATTGGTAGTGCATTCCTCCTAACCTGAGATGTTAATTGATCAATTCAAGTTAaaacgattcatattagcttattatttgaaatacctatgTTGATTTAGATACAACTAGGGATTATTATATAGGGTCAAtaatattgcatgatgttggtattacattcCTACTAACCCAAGTCATCAATCgattaatttgagttgaaatgattcttattagcttattatttaaatacctaaattgatttagctataattagggatgagttgatagtgttaactatatttcatgatgttggtattgcgctccTCCTAATCTGAGCCGTCAATCGACAAATCTGAGTTGAAACAAGTCATATCAGCTTATTATTTGAATTACCTAAATTGAATTATCTATAACTAAGGATGAGttaatagggtcaactatattaaatgatattggtattgcgctCCTTCTAACCCAAGCCATCAATCGACGaatctaagttgaaatgattcatataagcttattatttgaaatacctaaattgatttagcgaTAACTAGAGATGAGTTGATAGGgttaactatattgcatgatactGGTATTGTATTCCTTCTGATCCAAGTAaacaatcgatcaatctgagttgaaacatttcatattagtttattatttgaaatacctaaattgatttagctacaactatgaatgagttgatagggtcaactatattgcatgatgttggtattgtgttccttcTGTCCTGAGCCATTAATCAATAAATCtgaattaaaataattcatattagcttattatttttaatacctAGATTGGTTTAGCTACAACTAAGGATGAGAAAATTACTccaaccaaattaacattttcaaaacttgtcatacttttccaaaatataaatcaacccatacaaatcatccatttgcagaaaagtattttatcatttcaaatctcgagttctcgctcttttctttctctctcaataatacaaataacaaCAACTCAATATATtactcaacccttcacaacagaatAATTTTCTTACCATTTCTTACAATATAGTTGTTCTTTATGACTTCATTCttacttgtatccatcattttctatTTCTCTACATGTAACAGAtgtcgagaagagttctacattttttctcctttttaaattACTGCTTcatagttaatgataaaaaacaaGACTtctagttgtattatctttgagaatgggttaacaattttgagttttgttttttaaaatcataggaagaactcaagaaaatccTAGTATCTATCGTTGTGGTTCATTGAAtatcatggtattattggatggtgtttattGTGTTGGTCATGGCAGTTGGCGGTGGTGTTGGTATGGGTGGAGGTGGTGTTGGTATGGGAGGCATTGGAGGTGGTATTGGTGATGGTATTGGTGGTTTAGTGGTGGTGTTGATggaattggtggtggtggtggtgactATTAGTGGTGGTGTAGGGGGTCATTgttgtggtattggtggtgttggtgattttgttgttggtattggtagCATTAATGTTGGttttagtggtggtggtggtggtggtttagtggtggtggtggtattagtTGTGTTAGTAGTTGTGGTATTTGTGGTGCCTTTGGGTGGTGGTAGTTGTtgcattagttggtggtgttggtattggtggtgtttgtggtagtTATTGGTGGTTTCAGTGTTagtggtatttgtggtggctgATGGATgtggtgttggtggcattggttgtggtgttgttggtgtcGATGTTAGTATTGTTGGTGGTGACggtattggtggtatttgtgATCGTGTTTATGGTTGTGGTggttgtccatctgttgcaacaagttgaataaatattgggagatattaaaataggtctttaAACATATTTCCTATCTGTTTCATCAGTAGAAAGACAGTTTTGATCTTATCCATCAGGTTGTTCATTAGTTGGAACAGGTTATTCGTCCGTCGTAACTGATGATttatctattccaactgatgggttttctgttggaatatttttttgtaatgtggcctataaaaatttattgaaatttatcttaCATTAGACAGAAAAAAGAGAAGTTAAGGAAAGATATGAAAATAACATTGAGGGAGATGGACAAAGATCTGTAGATAGTGATaaggaaaatgaaaataaagagaaagaagaaaaagataaatattaagaggagaaagaagaaagtgagaaagagtatgatgatcaacatgattataatgcatcaccaatgagGCGTGAATCAATATTGAAATCTTAGCATGGggctatcaaaactattagtattgataggtttcaagttgagatgccgataaatgaccctacggaactaactggtgatcttgtacttaaatgtcagttgggaaaccttttgatgaatttaggaatactatgaagaatgaaaacatagatgaactttttaagaagagctgctttgtacactttcttgagctgcctcaGGACCGCACTGCCCGTTTCCAAATAAGCATTGTATAATTGTCGGGGGATGCAGATAaattgggtaacttaaatagatctattatagatctaatggatctatttttgtttttgcgtggatatttcttaacttctcttatcattcttatttttagtttatttattttaattttattaatgttcacattttggggggtgattatatggtaaatGATTAAATACTTTAcagtaatattctttagttttttctgttagtctttgtaattcttgtatattattttgatggtATTCTAACTATTATATagcttttgtttcaaaatattcaattaaattgtctttcataagtatttctattaatcttatttcttccatattttattTCTAGTATTTTAAATACTCGTAgcctatcattttattctaaagtagttgcttgtttactaatttctgtgtaatattctattctggttgtactataatttatatctgaattaagtatattaatactattaattatctctctttc is from Capsicum annuum cultivar UCD-10X-F1 chromosome 5, UCD10Xv1.1, whole genome shotgun sequence and encodes:
- the LOC124898594 gene encoding acanthoscurrin-2-like — encoded protein: MAVGGGVGMGGGGVGMGGIGGGIGDGIGGLVVVLMELVVVVVTISGGVGGHCCGIGGVGDFVVGIGSINVGFSGGGGGGLVVVVLLVVSVLVVFVVADGCGVGGIGCGVVGVDVSIVGGDGIGGICDRVYGCGGCPSVATS